In the Prunus dulcis unplaced genomic scaffold, ALMONDv2, whole genome shotgun sequence genome, TGTTGGACCGTGTGCATCAGATTGGTAATACAAACATCAGGGAAGACAAGATTTGCTTAAAATTCTCAGTTTTGGTGGCCTCGAATGAGTGGAAGCACATAAAGATTgaggacgatgatgatgtcaattttttttatgaagtacaATTTCGAGGTAACACCTTCAAAACTAGCTCCCTTACTCGTGAGTATAGAAGATAAAGGACTGACAAATGATGTAGTTCATAGTATGCATATCACGACAGATAGTAGTCGGATGGGTCATTCTTCAGTTGCCATtgttgaaagcaatgaagTAACTTGGAATAATACAAATGTCACTGATTTGGGAGGTGAAGTAGGGACAGATTTTATGgatatgattgattttagcgaggtggaggagatgcatggtggtgataatggtactgaaagaaatgaagtgtcAGTGTACTCTGCCCCTCCTAATTTGGGGTGCTTGAACACAGCTGGCCAGTTGCCAAAAATGCGTTTAGGAGGAGAATCTGAACCCACTCGTCAACATTATTGGAGTcaaatgggtgaaaaaaaTCGGTATAATGCAGTCGGtgtaaaagatgaagaagcatATTTGGACAGCGGGTTTTCACGAAGCGATTGGAATCCGAAAATTACAGTTGGGcaaattttctctagtaaGAAAACATTGTTGACGGAGTTACGGTTGACGGCATTAAGAGGCCACTTTGAATTTAAGGTGCAATTCTCTTGCACTAAGaggttgcttgtggtttgttGTCAACGTCCATGCCCATGGCGGGTCCGAGCATCGAGAATTGGAGAATACAACTTCATGATTGTGAGGTGTACAACTGTCCATGAATGTGATTTGAGGTTTGTAAGTGACAAGCATCGTCAAGCAACCGCAGCACTTGTAGCCAGTTCACTTAAAAGGAAGTTGAAGGATTGTCGGACAATATACACACCAAGTGACATTATGAGAGATGTGAAACACAACTTTGGTTGCACCATCCATTATTCGAAAGCTTGGAAAGCAAGGGAGTTAGCTCTATTGTCCATTAGAGGATCAGCGGAGGAGGcatattatatccttccagctTATTGCTATGAATTGGAGCGTATGAATCCCGGCACAAAAACAGACATCCGAACTGATGAGAACAATCactttgtgtatttatttatggcgGTTGGCGCATGTATTAGAGGGTTCCGTTCTTCCATGCGCCCAGTTATAGCCGTGGATGCCACTCATTTAAAATCCAAGTACAAGGGTGTTATGTTTGTAGCAAATGCATTCGATGGTAATCGAAATATATATCCT is a window encoding:
- the LOC117613214 gene encoding uncharacterized protein LOC117613214; amino-acid sequence: MRLGGESEPTRQHYWSQMGEKNRYNAVGVKDEEAYLDSGFSRSDWNPKITVGQIFSSKKTLLTELRLTALRGHFEFKVQFSCTKRLLVVCCQRPCPWRVRASRIGEYNFMIVRCTTVHECDLRFVSDKHRQATAALVASSLKRKLKDCRTIYTPSDIMRDVKHNFGCTIHYSKAWKARELALLSIRGSAEEAYYILPAYCYELERMNPGTKTDIRTDENNHFVYLFMAVGACIRGFRSSMRPVIAVDATHLKSKYKGVMFVANAFDGNRNIYPLAFGIGDLETDASWHWFFTKLHEAIGECPNLVIISDSNVSIENVWNKIFPTAQHGICFYHMKGNMKRTFKLKKRDHILMHFEKAAKSYSIAEFDGHFRKIKRKEHVAQYLEEAGLHKWSRAHMDGRRYNVMTTNIAESINSVLRFARMLPVVHLIGEIVNLLVKWFTERRELALNCTTTLCPNFGEKKLRNRLEDAARMNVVKVNNAQYNVLDGNMDGLVDLTNNSCSCRKFQLEQLPCKHVVAVCRFLKVSVYAKASRYYTRKNLDGCLFG